One window from the genome of Paramisgurnus dabryanus chromosome 24, PD_genome_1.1, whole genome shotgun sequence encodes:
- the aspn gene encoding asporin produces MKIFLLLTLLTLCHAKPYKPVNVMDFMTNDIMQQDADDDDDDDDDDDDDDYKDYDDDDNFVSDCPEWCRCSKKVLQCSDQGLTKVPKNIPANTVLIDLQNNDITEIKEDDFKGLDHLYALFLLNNEISKVHPKAFRNMNKLKILHLSYNVLTRVPENLPVSIQSLRLHDNKISKIHKGAFKGLQELNVLELSANPIDNNGIEAGAFDDMATLYLRIAESKLTAVPKDLPSSLTDLHLDYNKIAKVESEDFLRLKSLQSLWLDFNQIKFVENGSFAGIPKVREIHLDNNKLKKVPPGLNSLKYLQVIYLHANSIGYVGVNDFCPSRARVKKTLFTRISLFANPVKYWEIQPPTFRCVSSHNSVQLGNHRK; encoded by the exons ATGAAGATTTTTTTACTGCTCACCTTACTGACATTATGTCACGCCAAACCATACAAGCCAGTCAACGTCATGGACTTTATGACAAATGATATCATGCAACAAGATGCGGATGATGACGACGACGATGACGATGACGATGATGATGACGATTATAAAGATTACGACGATGATGACAACTTTGTGTCGGACTGTCCTGAATGGTGCCGGTGCTCCAAGAAAGTTCTCCAGTGTTCAGATCAGG GTCTGACCAAGGTGCCAAAGAACATTCCAGCCAACACGGTGCTCATCGATCTCCAAAACAATGACATCACTGAAATCAAGGAAGACGATTTCAAAGGCCTGGATCATCTCTAT GCTCTGTTTCTGCTCAATAACGAAATATCGAAAGTTCACCCCAAGGCTTTTCGCAACATGAACAAACTCAAGATCCTTCACCTGTCGTACAACGTGCTGACGCGAGTCCCTGAGAATCTTCCCGTAAGCATTCAGTCTTTGAGACTGCACGATAACAAGATCAGCAAAATCCACAAAGGAGCATTTAAAGGACTGCAAGAACTAAATGTTTTAG AACTAAGTGCAAATCCTATTGACAACAACGGGATTGAAGCTGGGGCTTTCGATGATATGGCGACTCTTTACCTGAGAATAGCTGAATCAAAGCTTACAGCTGTGCCTAAAG ATCTCCCATCATCGCTTACGGACCTTCACTTGGATTATAACAAAATTGCCAAAGTGGAATCTGAAGATTTTTTGCGATTGAAAAGTCTGCAAAG TTTGTGGCTCGATTTCAATCAAATCAAATTTGTGGAGAACGGAAGTTTTGCCGGCATTCCCAAAGTTCGAGAAATTCATTTGGACAACAATAAGCTAAAGAAAGTCCCTCCAGGCTTGAACAGCCTAAAATACTTGCAG GTGATATACTTGCATGCCAACAGCATCGGTTACGTTGGAGTAAATGATTTCTGCCCTTCGAGAGCCCGAGTAAAGAAGACCCTCTTCACCAGGATCAGTTTATTCGCCAATCCGGTAAAATACTGGGAAATTCAACCACCCACTTTCCGCTGCGTCTCCAGCCACAATTCGGTGCAGCTGGGCAACCACAGAAAATAA